One window of the Pyrus communis chromosome 17, drPyrComm1.1, whole genome shotgun sequence genome contains the following:
- the LOC137723068 gene encoding endochitinase A-like, whose protein sequence is MEVTVESRARERSFGKVVNVNDRDEELALFLEMRRREKDKEKNAGFLLLPPNKNADELDPIGAAAAPPESDNRGGAAVSRTVGTVAPPQPKIRVDEFLNSENEKSDYDWLLTPPATPLFSSLDMEVQKTTTNQSEITNDRASAPKSRLSNNQLESASRNNITSKQPTLPSGLNSSSSGKRRPSSPATRRSATPTGRSTLPSTTKPSRSSTPNSRATLSSAKPVAPPVRSSTPSRSTARSSTPTGRPSAPTTRPSAPASRSTSRSATPTHRPSSSSASAVSAPPGRSSSASKLRPTSSKNPVSSRGSSPTVKPRPLKSSEIPGFSHDAPPTLRTSVPQRPASASRDRPGAPSVKSSSVMAGSNGKPRQQSCSPSRARASNVSTTTNGNSHRVISRASSHDNDDVNPVLIGTQMVERVVNSRKLAPPKHYDHHNTDNGSNGKSSSSESSGFGRNLSKKSIDMAMRHMDIRRSMPGNLRPVLTNVPASSGYSVRIKPTKSNTTGAMDSPLATCSNASSEPSVNNIPLSLEGCEIEDIDLGSERGNSSCKTPR, encoded by the exons ATGGAAGTTACTGTGGAGTCGAGGGCGCGAGAACGGAGCTTCGGGAAGGTGGTGAACGTCAACGACAGAGACGAAGAGCTCGCTCTGTTTCTTGAGATGCGGAGGCGCGAGAAGGACAAGGAGAAAAATGCCGGCTTTCTCCTCCTTCCTCCGAACAAGAACGCCGACGAGCTCGACCCTATTGGCGCTGCTGCTGCTCCTCCGG AATCTGACAACCGCGGAGGCGCAGCGGTTTCCAGGACTGTTGGGACGGTGGCGCCGCCCCAGCCGAAGATCCGGGTGGATGAGTTTTTAAATTCGGAGAATGAGAAATCTGATTACGATTG GCTTCTTACTCCACCTGCTACTCCACTTTTTTCATCCTTGGATATGGAAGTGCAGAAAACTACAACGAATCAGAGTGAGATTACCAATGACCGTGCATCCGCCCCAAAATCTCGG CTATCAAACAACCAGCTAGAATCTGCTTCAAGGAACAATATAACATCTAAGCAGCCAACATTGCCGTCTGGACTGAACTCTTCCAGTTCCGGTAAAAGAAGGCCCTCATCACCTGCTACTCGTAGATCTGCAACACCAACTGGACGGTCCACATTACCTTCAACAACCAAGCCCTCAAGATCCTCCACCCCAAATTCTCGAGCCACCTTATCATCCGCAAAGCCTGTGGCTCCTCCCGTAAGGTCTTCAACTCCTTCTAGGTCCACAGCTCGTTCTTCTACACCAACTGGCAGACCTTCTGCACCAACTACCAGACCCTCTGCACCAGCTTCCAGGTCAACATCAAGATCAGCAACACCAACCCATCGACCAAGTTCATCAAGTGCATCTGCTGTATCTGCCCCTCCTGGTCGATCTTCTTCAGCATCAAAGTTACGTCCCACAAGTTCAAAAAATCCTGTTTCATCACGTGGAAGTTCTCCAACAGTAAAACCAAGGCCCTTGAAATCCTCTGAGATTCCTGGTTTCTCACATGATGCGCCCCCAACATTAAGAACATCAGTGCCACAAAGGCCGGCTTCAGCCTCTAGGGATAGGCCTGGAGCGCCAAGTGTTAAATCATCTTCTGTTATGGCTGGTTCTAATGGAAAACCAAGACAGCAATCATGTTCACCTTCTAGAGCACGGGCTTCAAATGTTAGTACCACTACCAATGGGAACTCTCATCGAGTCATAAGCAGAGCATCTTCTCATGACAATGATGATGTGAACCCTGTACTTATTGGAACACAAATGGTTGAGAGGGTAGTAAACTCGCGGAAATTGGCACCACCTAAGCATTATGACCATCATAATACTGATAACGGTTCCAATGGGAAGTCTTCATCCTCTGAAAGCTCAGGCTTTGGAAGAAATCTTTCAAAGAAGTCCATTGATATGGCTATGAGGCACATG GATATAAGGCGAAGCATGCCAGGCAATCTACGGCCAGTTCTGACGAATGTTCCAGCTTCCTCTGGGTATAGTGTCAGAATTAAACCAACAAAAAGCAATACAACTGGTGCGATGGACTCTCCTCTTGCCACATGCAGCAATGCTAGCTCCGAACCAAGTGTCAACAACATTCCTCTTAGTTTAGAGGGGTGTGAAATTGAAGATATTGATCTTGGAAGTGAGAGAGGAAACTCCTCCTGCAAGACACCAAGGTAG